Proteins encoded in a region of the Mucilaginibacter sabulilitoris genome:
- a CDS encoding FecR family protein, with protein MITKEEFLFLYEKNLSGECTPEEKRLLESYQDEVTMPDGKWEPGLGNKKRLHRTLKANLQESIPYKSFSRTPNRYTWMKAAAAILVLFTAGVLLWRSQQPVSKKPVYAVAPVVKKILPGGNKAYLTMANGTIITLNGLKNGQLATQTGVQINKVKDGLLTYSQQSAAGAGGKELAYNMINTPRGGQYQLILADGTKVWLNSTSSLKYPAVFYGKERKVELSGEAYFEVAKNPSKPFTVSVNGMSVQVLGTHFNVMAYNDEKDIKTTLLEGSVKLTNHGHQALLRPGQQGALNEGQSAFIVKDVDVDDAVAWKNGLFAFNNEDIQTIMKRISRWYDVDVVFPEKFRRKNFGGTVSRFGDVSEVLHSLELTGSVHFKTEGRRITVMP; from the coding sequence ATGATTACCAAAGAAGAGTTTCTTTTTCTCTACGAAAAAAATTTATCCGGTGAATGCACACCTGAAGAAAAGCGGTTATTGGAATCATACCAGGACGAGGTGACTATGCCAGATGGTAAATGGGAGCCGGGTTTGGGAAACAAAAAGCGGCTTCATCGTACCCTAAAAGCAAATCTACAAGAGAGTATTCCTTATAAATCCTTTTCGCGCACGCCAAACAGGTACACCTGGATGAAAGCCGCGGCGGCTATTTTGGTATTATTTACAGCTGGGGTTCTGCTTTGGAGATCGCAGCAGCCGGTGAGCAAAAAACCTGTTTATGCCGTTGCTCCGGTAGTTAAGAAAATTCTCCCTGGCGGCAATAAGGCATATCTAACAATGGCTAACGGCACAATTATTACCCTTAACGGCCTCAAGAATGGGCAGCTGGCCACGCAAACCGGCGTTCAGATCAATAAAGTAAAAGACGGGTTACTGACCTATAGTCAGCAGTCAGCAGCCGGTGCCGGAGGTAAGGAATTAGCCTACAATATGATCAATACGCCACGCGGCGGCCAGTATCAGCTAATATTGGCAGATGGTACCAAAGTTTGGTTAAACTCTACCTCTTCCTTAAAATACCCGGCTGTGTTTTATGGTAAAGAACGAAAAGTCGAACTCTCGGGAGAGGCCTATTTTGAGGTGGCTAAAAATCCATCTAAGCCATTTACGGTAAGTGTAAATGGCATGAGCGTACAGGTTTTAGGTACCCATTTTAATGTCATGGCCTACAACGACGAAAAGGATATCAAAACAACTTTACTGGAAGGATCGGTTAAATTAACCAATCATGGCCACCAGGCTTTACTGAGGCCGGGCCAGCAGGGGGCTTTAAATGAAGGCCAATCAGCTTTCATTGTTAAGGATGTTGATGTGGACGACGCCGTAGCCTGGAAAAATGGACTTTTCGCTTTCAATAACGAAGATATACAAACAATTATGAAACGCATTTCGAGGTGGTATGACGTAGATGTTGTATTCCCCGAAAAATTCAGGAGAAAGAATTTTGGAGGAACAGTATCCAGATTTGGCGACGTTTCCGAGGTTTTACATTCTCTCGAGCTAACAGGATCTGTTCATTTCAAAACTGAAGGAAGGAGGATAACTGTGATGCCATAA
- a CDS encoding RNA polymerase sigma-70 factor → MFKTFKSDSDLWNDIRNDDGLAFDVLFDRYWARMYKAAFRQLNDEEVSLEIVHDVFVSLWNRRKDLEINQFPNFLLTAIRYQLHNRSKASKLSLVYKADFNEIDYLSEFNSGDTYFRDAELQQELERYLNQLPKRCHEIFLLSRMQHLSNQDIADRLGVSKKTVENQLTSALKHLRVAFKNIASFILL, encoded by the coding sequence ATGTTCAAAACCTTTAAGAGCGATTCCGATTTATGGAATGATATTCGTAATGATGACGGGTTAGCTTTCGACGTGCTCTTTGATCGTTACTGGGCCAGGATGTATAAAGCGGCGTTTCGCCAGCTAAATGATGAAGAGGTCAGCCTGGAAATTGTACACGATGTATTTGTGAGTTTATGGAACAGGCGAAAGGATCTGGAAATAAATCAATTCCCTAATTTTTTATTAACGGCCATCAGGTATCAACTGCATAACCGGTCAAAAGCGTCTAAACTTTCGTTGGTGTATAAAGCCGATTTTAATGAGATTGATTACTTATCGGAATTTAACTCGGGAGATACGTACTTTCGCGATGCCGAACTTCAACAAGAGTTGGAAAGGTATCTTAATCAGTTGCCCAAACGTTGTCACGAGATATTTCTTTTAAGCCGCATGCAGCACCTGTCAAACCAGGATATTGCCGACCGCTTGGGCGTTTCCAAAAAAACTGTCGAAAATCAGCTTACATCGGCGCTGAAACATTTAAGAGTAGCGTTTAAAAATATAGCGTCTTTTATATTGCTGTAA